In Silene latifolia isolate original U9 population chromosome 3, ASM4854445v1, whole genome shotgun sequence, a single window of DNA contains:
- the LOC141647272 gene encoding phytyl ester synthase 1, chloroplastic-like, which yields MASVLASWVSPSFLKHLGYKSGFRDGIKCNLSRVSLNDASIVKGNENNGCAIRGGKGDFGRIGGGGKRGRKLGPVDLEVFWDDGYGGVSMKDFLDISTEMIRPDGGPPRWFCPVECGRPLDDSPLLMYLPGMDGVGLGLIMHHKALGKVFEVRCLHIPVYDRTPFRGLVEFVEKAVREEHASYPDKPIYLVGDSFGGCLALAVAARCPTIDLVLILVNPATSVHRSPLKPFFPVLGALPDGLHRTLPYILSCTLGHPLKVAMVNVDTKLPPSSKLQHFAENLLCLLPRLSVVADVIPKDTLVWKLKLLISAADYTNPRLHAVKAEVLVLASGKDNMVPSENEAKRLSGLLKNCEFRIFKDSGHTLLMEEGVKILTIIKATNKYRRSRKIDFVNDFIPPSVQEYKVEFDQMTSPNLNCISPVYFSTLEDGKIVRGLTGVPNEGPVLLVGYHMLMGLELCGLHEVFLREKKIMLRGLAHPQLLSLRYTNEVSFIDYTRVFGATPVSAHNFFKLLSTKSHILLYPGGAREALHLKGEEYKLSWSDRQEFVRMAAAFGATIVPFGVVGEDDLVELVLDYDDYMKMPVVNYLLEQISCQVTKVRNGEEGDGGNENIYLPGVIPKLPGRFYYLFGKPIKTKGKPELVNDKESAKELYAKIQSEVKSGIAYLRQKREEDPYRNIIDRAIFRFISKDKLDIPTFSP from the exons ATGGCTTCTGTTCTTGCTTCTTGGGTATCTCCTAGTTTTCTTAAACATTTAGGTTACAAATCTGGGTTTAGAGATGGGATTAAGTGTAATTTAAGTAGGGTTAGTTTGAATGATGCTTCTATTGTTAAGGGGAATGAGAACAATGGGTGTGCAATTCGTGGCGGAAAGGGGGATTTTGGTAGGATTGGTGGAGGAGGTAAGAGGGGTAGGAAATTAGGTCCAGTGGATTTGGAAGTGTTCTGGGATGATGGGTATGGGGGTGTAAGTATGAAGGATTTTCTTGATATTTCTACGGAGATGATAAGGCCGGATGGTGGACCTCCTAGATGGTTTTGCCCTGTCGAGTGTGGCCGTCCATTAGACGATTCACCATTGCTTATGTATTTGCCGG GTATGGATGGCGTTGGATTGGGTCTCATTATGCATCACAAGGCCCTGGGGAA GGTGTTTGAAGTTCGATGCCTTCACATTCCAGTTTATGATAGGACACCATTTAGAG GATTGGTTGAATTTGTCGAAAAAGCGGTAAGAGAGGAACATGCTTCATATCCAGATAAACCAATTTATTTGGTGGGTGATTCATTTGGAGGATGTCTAGCACTTGCTGTTGCTGCTCGTTGTCCTACCATCGACTTGGTTCTTATACTTGTTAACCCTG CAACATCAGTGCACAGGAGCCCCCTTAAACCTTTTTTCCCTGTACTTGGGGCATTGCCTGATGGACTTCACAGGACACTCCCTTATATCCTCAGCTGTACGTTGG GTCATCCATTGAAGGTGGCGATGGTCAATGTTGACACAAAGCTCCCCCCTAGCTCAAAGCTTCAGCATTTCGCTGAAAATTTACTATGTTTGTTACCACGCCTATCT GTTGTAGCAGACGTTATACCCAAGGACACCTTAGTTTGGAAGTTGAAGCTGCTGATATCAGCTGCTGATTACACAAATCCTCGGCTGCATGCTGTCAAAGCTGAAGTACTTGTGCTTGCTAG TGGAAAGGATAACATGGTTCCGAGTGAAAATGAAGCAAAAAGGCTTTCAGGTTTGCTGAAGAATTGCGAATTTCGGATCTTTAAAGATAGTGGGCATACACTTTTGATG GAAGAAGGCGTTAAAATACTCACAATCATCAAAGCCACCAACAAATATCGCCGTTCAAGAAAGATTGATTTTGTTAATGACTTTATTCCCCCAAGTGTGCAGGAATACAAAGTTGAATTTGATCAAATGACCAG CCCGAATCTGAATTGTATCAGTCCTGTTTACTTCTCAACCTTAGAAGACGGGAAAATAGTGCGTGGTCTTACTGGGGTTCCGAATGAGGGCCCTGTCTTGTTAGTTGGTTATCACATGTTAATGGGCCTCGAACTCTGTGGCTTACATGAAGTATTTTTACGCGAGAAGAAAATCATGCTTCGAGGTTTAGCGCATCCACAATTACTTTCTCTAAGATACACAAATGAAGTGTCATTTATTGATTACACCAGAGTTTTTGGTGCAACACCTGTGTCAGCACACAACTTTTTCAAATTACTTTCGACAAAGTCCCACATACTTCTTTATCCTGGTGGTGCACGAGAGGCTCTCCATCTCAAG GGTGAAGAATACAAGTTATCTTGGTCGGACAGACAAGAATTTGTGCGGATGGCGGCAGCATTTGGGGCCACCATTGTACCATTTGGAGTTGTGGGAGAGGATGATTTAGTTGAG CTGGTCCTCGACTATGATGATTACATGAAAATGCCTGTGGTGAATTATCTTCTAGAACAAATTTCTTGCCAAGTGACAAAAGTGAG GAATGGCGAAGAAGGGGATGGTGGGAATGAAAACATCTATCTTCCAGGAGTTATTCCAAAACTTCCTGGTCGGTTTTACTATCTATTTGGGAAGCCGATTAAAACTAAAGGGAAACCAGAGCTGGTGAACGATAAAGAGAGTGCAAAAGAATTGTATGCCAAAATACAATCTGAAGTTAAATCAGGAATAGCATATTTACGCCAGAAGAGAGAAGAAGATCCTTACAGGAATATTATTGACAGGGCAATTTTCCGTTTTATATCCAAGGATAAACTGGATATTCCGACTTTTTCTCCATAA